In Panacibacter ginsenosidivorans, the following proteins share a genomic window:
- the recA gene encoding recombinase RecA has translation MSNAEKLKALKLTIDKIDKDFGKGSVMMMSDKGDRKMEVISTGSIGLDVALGVGGLPRGRIVEIYGPESSGKTTIATHVIAEAQKKGGICAIIDAEHAFDSAYAQKLGVDVDNLLISQPDYGEQALEIADRLILSGALDVVVIDSVAALVPKGELEGEMGDSKMGLQARLMSQALRKLTATISKTNTVCIFINQLREKIGVMFGNPETTTGGNALKFYCSVRLDIRRIAQIKDGDEAIGNRTKVKVVKNKVAPPFRATEFDIIFGEGISKIGEILDMGVELGVVNKSGSWFSYDGNKLGQGRDAVKQLLHDNPELAAEIEGKIRAKLIEAQPATIAAEEE, from the coding sequence ATGAGTAATGCAGAAAAGCTAAAAGCGCTAAAGCTTACGATAGATAAGATAGATAAAGATTTTGGGAAGGGTAGTGTGATGATGATGAGTGATAAGGGAGACCGTAAAATGGAAGTTATATCTACGGGCTCCATCGGTCTTGACGTAGCATTAGGAGTTGGCGGTTTACCAAGAGGGAGGATTGTGGAAATATACGGTCCTGAATCTTCTGGTAAGACAACAATCGCCACGCATGTAATTGCAGAAGCACAGAAGAAAGGCGGTATTTGCGCTATTATCGATGCGGAACATGCTTTTGATAGTGCCTATGCACAAAAGTTAGGGGTGGATGTAGATAACCTTTTAATATCTCAGCCGGACTATGGAGAACAGGCTTTGGAAATAGCAGATCGCTTAATATTATCCGGGGCATTAGATGTTGTAGTAATAGATTCTGTTGCAGCACTGGTACCAAAAGGTGAACTGGAAGGGGAAATGGGCGATAGTAAAATGGGTTTGCAGGCAAGACTGATGAGTCAGGCTTTACGTAAACTTACAGCTACTATTAGCAAAACAAACACAGTCTGTATTTTTATCAACCAATTGCGTGAAAAGATAGGTGTAATGTTTGGTAATCCCGAAACAACGACCGGAGGTAATGCACTAAAGTTTTATTGCTCGGTAAGATTAGATATAAGACGTATTGCACAAATTAAAGATGGCGATGAAGCAATAGGTAATCGTACAAAAGTAAAAGTGGTGAAGAACAAAGTTGCTCCACCATTCAGAGCTACGGAGTTTGATATTATTTTTGGAGAAGGTATTAGTAAAATTGGTGAGATATTAGACATGGGTGTTGAATTGGGTGTGGTAAATAAGAGTGGCAGCTGGTTTAGCTATGATGGCAACAAACTTGGTCAGGGTAGAGATGCAGTAAAACAATTGTTGCACGACAATCCTGAATTGGCAGCGGAAATTGAAGGAAAGATCAGGGCAAAATTAATAGAAGCACAACCGGCAACTATTGCGGCTGAAGAAGAATAG
- a CDS encoding LacI family DNA-binding transcriptional regulator, whose amino-acid sequence MSQNTTLKKISQILDISISTVSRALKNHPDISERTKQKVIELAAALEYEPNAYAINLRTNNSKILGLIVPSISYYFYDTFISSIEEECRKNNYTLLILQSGDDTETEISNIKICRHNRVTGVFACITPNTKDISAFLKLAESEIPLIFFDKVPPYENCNKVCIADAAAAKMAADLIIQKHKKNVLSFFGNKSISITQKRLPAFIEAFEQANTSANLDIDFALSFEEAYEKTLFYLNKKNKPDTIFCMSDEILIGVMKAIQQLQLKVPENIAIVALSNGIMPKWYYPEITYIETSGDKLGRLAFARMMECLSGNIQPQELIIGSMLVEGGSI is encoded by the coding sequence ATGAGTCAAAATACCACTTTAAAAAAAATTTCTCAAATATTAGACATAAGTATATCCACAGTTTCAAGAGCACTTAAAAACCATCCTGATATTTCAGAAAGAACCAAACAAAAAGTAATTGAACTTGCTGCCGCACTCGAATATGAACCCAACGCGTATGCCATCAATTTGCGAACGAATAACAGCAAAATATTAGGGCTTATTGTACCATCTATATCATATTACTTCTACGATACATTTATTTCATCAATAGAAGAGGAATGCAGAAAAAATAATTACACTTTACTAATACTTCAATCAGGTGATGATACAGAAACAGAGATCAGTAATATTAAAATATGCAGGCATAATCGTGTTACAGGAGTGTTTGCCTGCATAACACCAAACACAAAAGATATTTCTGCGTTCTTAAAACTGGCAGAATCAGAAATACCACTTATTTTTTTTGACAAAGTACCTCCTTATGAAAACTGCAATAAGGTATGTATAGCAGATGCAGCAGCAGCAAAAATGGCCGCTGATCTTATTATTCAAAAACATAAAAAAAACGTGCTAAGTTTCTTCGGGAACAAAAGTATTTCCATAACTCAAAAAAGGTTACCGGCTTTTATCGAGGCTTTCGAACAAGCCAACACTTCTGCAAACCTTGACATAGATTTTGCATTGAGTTTTGAAGAAGCTTATGAAAAAACGCTATTTTATTTAAATAAAAAAAATAAACCCGATACTATTTTCTGCATGAGTGATGAAATCCTGATTGGTGTAATGAAAGCTATACAGCAGCTTCAGTTGAAAGTGCCTGAAAATATAGCTATCGTTGCCCTAAGCAATGGAATTATGCCAAAATGGTATTACCCTGAAATAACCTATATTGAAACAAGCGGAGACAAACTGGGCAGGCTTGCTTTTGCACGTATGATGGAATGTTTGTCAGGCAATATACAACCACAGGAATTAATTATAGGATCAATGCTTGTAGAAGGTGGATCAATTTAA
- a CDS encoding VCBS repeat-containing protein yields the protein MKMRKLIQRMMSIKIIVHFFLFFFITFFWACGKKGNAAIPLFQLQTNTGIDFINNVQNERDFNIFTYRNFYNGGGVAIGDINNDGLADIFFTANMSTNKLYLNKGNFQFEDISAKAGIQQLHQWSTGVVMVDVNNDHWLDIFVCNAGYENNQVPECKLFINNHDLTFTDSAAAYGLTNRGGYTTHAAFFDYDLDGDLDCFIINNSFIPVNTLNYANKRDLRAKDWPVADFLKGGGDHLYRNDNGKYVDVSEKAGIHGSLISFGLGVTVGDVNGDHYPDVYVSNDFFERDYLYINQKNGTFHDDIENWVQHSSLASMGADIGDINNDGYPDIFTTDMLPSDDYRLKTTSSFDNIDVYRLKEKSGFYHQFMQNTLQLNNGNDKFSEIAHYSGVAASDWSWGGIFFDADNDGNNDLFVCNGIYHDVTNQDFIDFFANDVMQKMALTGKKEQVDTIINKMPSVPIPNKAFSNNGDLTFSDSTDEWGLAQPSFSNGSAYGDLDNDGDLDLVVNNVNEKAFVYKNNGDKLHRNNYLEIKLEGTAKNTFAIGSAILVYAGKDILTREVMPSRGFQSSVDYKTVIGLGNKKPDSLQIIWPDLSITTINNPTLNKILSIRYNDTTARYTTIHTGPRKSSNSVALLQPVVQNFEKHTENDYIDFYEERNIPFMLSKEGPKAAIGDVNGDGLSDIFIGGTAGNPGQIYLQSAKGFVKKEEEDFKRYAMFEDIAAFFFDCDGDGDLDLFVGSGGNDHPVGRLEMQNRLYRNDGKGNFTADSKALPASGMNNATVVAADFDGDGDVDLFVGSRSIPQNYGPSPYSFIYINDGKGMFTDIAKTKNPDIANIGLVTGAIWADVTGDKKEDLIIVGEWMNPRIFSFTGDHFTEIKTNLSDMFGLWQAVAAADLDGDGDMDIVLGNIGENFYLKPNNNNPVKLWINDFDNNGTVDKILTRSVNGKDVTVFLKKDVTDQIPSLRKNNLRYEEFADKSFQQLFAPEVLQKTAVKQFNYPSSCIAYNEGNGKFKITALPQQVQFSSVNAILCTDINNDDKSDIIIGGNKFGFQPQFGRLDASYGSVLKNNGNENFSYLEYAESGLQLDGQVRDIKLINIKGEKNILFLRNDDYPALYKAGSFK from the coding sequence ATGAAAATGCGAAAATTAATTCAGCGCATGATGTCTATAAAAATAATTGTTCATTTTTTCCTGTTTTTTTTCATAACCTTCTTTTGGGCTTGCGGGAAAAAAGGAAATGCAGCAATTCCTTTATTTCAACTGCAAACAAATACCGGTATTGATTTTATAAACAATGTTCAAAATGAAAGGGACTTTAATATTTTTACTTATAGGAACTTTTATAATGGTGGTGGAGTAGCTATCGGAGATATTAATAATGACGGGCTGGCTGATATTTTTTTTACTGCAAATATGTCAACCAATAAGCTTTACCTTAATAAAGGCAATTTTCAATTTGAAGATATTTCCGCAAAAGCAGGTATACAACAGTTACATCAATGGAGCACCGGAGTTGTAATGGTAGATGTAAATAATGATCACTGGCTGGATATATTTGTTTGCAATGCTGGTTACGAAAACAATCAGGTTCCGGAATGCAAACTCTTTATCAATAATCATGACCTTACTTTTACAGACTCGGCTGCTGCTTATGGTCTGACCAACCGAGGAGGGTACACAACGCATGCTGCATTTTTTGATTATGACCTGGATGGTGATCTTGATTGCTTTATTATTAACAATAGCTTTATTCCTGTTAATACACTTAACTATGCCAATAAACGTGACTTAAGAGCAAAGGATTGGCCTGTAGCTGATTTCTTGAAAGGTGGTGGCGATCACTTATACAGGAACGATAATGGAAAATATGTTGATGTAAGCGAAAAGGCAGGCATCCATGGTAGCCTTATAAGTTTTGGTTTAGGCGTAACGGTTGGTGATGTAAATGGAGACCATTACCCGGATGTTTATGTTTCGAATGATTTTTTTGAAAGGGATTATTTATATATTAACCAGAAGAATGGAACTTTTCATGATGATATAGAGAATTGGGTACAACATTCCAGCCTGGCATCGATGGGTGCAGATATTGGCGATATAAATAATGACGGATACCCTGATATATTTACTACTGACATGCTGCCCAGTGATGATTATCGTTTAAAAACAACATCTTCTTTTGATAACATTGATGTATACAGGCTTAAAGAGAAATCTGGATTTTATCATCAATTCATGCAAAACACTTTGCAATTAAACAACGGGAATGATAAGTTTTCTGAAATAGCTCACTACAGTGGTGTGGCTGCATCCGACTGGAGTTGGGGAGGCATTTTTTTTGATGCAGATAATGATGGCAATAATGATCTCTTTGTTTGTAATGGTATATACCACGATGTTACAAATCAGGATTTTATTGATTTTTTCGCCAATGACGTAATGCAAAAAATGGCTCTCACAGGTAAGAAAGAGCAGGTGGATACTATTATTAATAAAATGCCTTCTGTACCTATTCCGAATAAAGCATTTAGTAATAATGGTGATCTTACTTTCTCTGATAGTACTGATGAATGGGGGCTTGCTCAGCCTTCTTTTTCAAACGGATCAGCATATGGAGATCTTGACAATGATGGAGATCTTGATCTTGTAGTAAATAATGTAAATGAAAAGGCGTTTGTTTATAAAAATAATGGCGATAAGTTACACAGGAATAATTACCTGGAAATAAAATTAGAAGGTACAGCAAAAAACACTTTTGCAATTGGAAGTGCTATATTAGTGTATGCCGGAAAAGACATATTAACTCGTGAAGTAATGCCCAGCCGGGGTTTTCAATCTTCTGTTGATTATAAGACTGTCATCGGGCTGGGAAATAAGAAACCGGATTCTCTTCAAATTATATGGCCAGATCTTTCAATAACAACTATCAATAATCCAACGCTAAATAAGATCCTTTCAATCAGGTACAATGATACTACTGCCCGATATACAACAATACATACAGGTCCAAGAAAATCCAGCAACAGTGTCGCCCTGCTACAGCCGGTTGTGCAAAATTTCGAGAAACACACAGAAAATGATTATATAGATTTTTACGAAGAGCGTAATATACCGTTTATGCTTTCCAAAGAAGGCCCAAAAGCTGCTATTGGTGATGTGAACGGCGATGGTCTTTCCGATATATTTATAGGGGGTACCGCAGGCAATCCCGGCCAGATATATTTGCAATCAGCTAAGGGTTTCGTAAAAAAAGAAGAAGAAGATTTTAAGCGTTATGCAATGTTTGAAGATATTGCTGCATTCTTTTTTGATTGTGACGGCGACGGTGATCTCGATCTGTTCGTTGGTTCTGGCGGAAATGATCATCCGGTAGGTAGACTTGAAATGCAGAACCGCTTATATAGAAATGACGGTAAAGGAAATTTTACTGCAGATTCAAAAGCTTTACCTGCGAGTGGAATGAATAATGCTACAGTTGTTGCTGCAGATTTCGACGGCGATGGTGATGTAGATCTTTTCGTAGGAAGCCGCAGTATTCCGCAAAATTATGGCCCTTCACCTTATTCCTTTATTTACATCAACGATGGGAAAGGAATGTTTACTGATATAGCCAAAACAAAGAATCCAGATATCGCTAATATTGGACTTGTAACTGGCGCTATATGGGCAGATGTTACCGGTGATAAAAAGGAAGACCTTATCATAGTTGGTGAATGGATGAATCCACGTATTTTTTCTTTCACCGGAGATCATTTTACTGAAATAAAAACAAACCTATCCGACATGTTTGGCTTATGGCAAGCCGTTGCTGCTGCAGATCTGGATGGTGATGGTGATATGGATATTGTATTAGGAAATATTGGAGAAAATTTTTATTTGAAGCCTAATAATAATAATCCTGTTAAACTTTGGATCAATGATTTTGATAACAATGGAACTGTTGATAAAATACTTACCAGATCAGTTAATGGAAAAGATGTAACAGTGTTTTTGAAGAAAGATGTTACAGACCAAATCCCATCTTTACGCAAAAATAATTTGCGCTATGAAGAATTTGCTGATAAATCTTTTCAACAACTTTTTGCACCCGAGGTATTGCAGAAAACAGCTGTTAAACAATTTAATTATCCATCGTCATGTATTGCATATAATGAAGGAAATGGAAAGTTTAAAATAACAGCATTGCCACAACAGGTTCAGTTCTCCAGTGTAAATGCCATTCTCTGCACTGATATAAATAATGATGACAAAAGCGATATAATAATTGGTGGCAACAAGTTCGGCTTTCAACCGCAATTCGGACGCCTCGATGCAAGCTATGGTAGTGTGCTCAAAAATAATGGCAATGAAAATTTCAGCTATCTGGAATATGCAGAGTCAGGCTTACAGCTCGATGGTCAGGTACGGGATATAAAGCTTATCAATATTAAAGGAGAAAAAAATATTTTATTTCTCCGAAATGATGATTACCCCGCCCTATACAAGGCAGGATCTTTTAAATAA
- a CDS encoding SusC/RagA family TonB-linked outer membrane protein gives MLILQQSWAQNKTVSGKVSDEKGNPISGASVLAKGTNVGTATDASGSFSLNVPSSASVLVISYVGYVSQEVSISSTQNVTVMLQPESSSLSDVVVVGYGTARKKDLTGAVASVKEKDFNKGVITAPDQLIQGKAAGVLVINNSGQPGGSTTIRIRGTSSIRSGNQPLFVIDGVPLSGGSARPGATGGDFGSDGGNPLAFINPSDIASMEILKDASATAIYGSRGANGVVLITTKRGKSGIPQLDLIASSGISNTLKKLEVLTGDEYRSALNKYNLTSGDYGQSEDAWDAISRTALTQNYNIAIGGGNENGRYRLSAGYLDQQGIIETSELKKITANLTSSFKFLDSKKLGLDINVLVTQTNEDIAPVSSFVGFTGNVIAQALQWNPTLKVRDGDSITYLGGTTINPLASLEYYKDKANVNTIIASISPSYKITKELEYKFIYSVNRQVGVRKGYANRLLNLQGIQDRGTAFIANNEQTNQQITNTLNFNKEVSSALNINAVIGHEWLIYDSRSNYESGYDFNNIGLNYYDYLQYSTSSDRAIGSYSSPSTELQSFFARAILNYKDKYLVTGTFRADGSTKFGENNKYGYFPSVGVAWNIMNESFMNGNNIFNNLKLRLGWGQTGNQEFPSGASLNRFSLGQQSISRTNFGNPDLKWETSTTSNGGIDFGLFKGRLTGSVDYFYKKTTDVLFERTLAQPAPNGKIWVNLDGYVLNKGVEISVTGGLIRQSDINWNITGNATFLNNIVKGLTGFYETGVLRGQGFSNVYGQRVVSGQPLNVWYLGIFEGIDKTTGQSIYTGGDPSANKFYVGSPNPKFLLGLSTDFSYKKFTATLNMNGSFGQYIFNNTEATVLGIGNLGSRNVAKNVINSDVQEAISNAPAPSTRNLEKGNYVKMSNATLSYSIGNLGKVIKNLNISLTGQNLFIITKYTGFDPEVNTDGGLDGIPSLGIDYVPYPSARTIILGVNFSL, from the coding sequence ATGTTAATTCTACAGCAATCATGGGCACAAAACAAAACTGTTTCAGGTAAAGTTTCAGATGAAAAGGGTAATCCAATATCGGGTGCTTCTGTTCTTGCTAAAGGGACAAATGTAGGAACTGCAACAGATGCGTCTGGTAGCTTTTCCTTAAACGTACCATCTTCAGCTTCTGTACTAGTGATCTCTTATGTTGGTTACGTTTCTCAGGAAGTAAGTATTTCTTCTACACAAAATGTTACGGTGATGCTACAACCGGAAAGCAGCTCACTTAGTGATGTTGTGGTAGTTGGTTATGGTACTGCACGTAAGAAAGATTTAACCGGTGCAGTTGCATCAGTAAAGGAAAAGGACTTTAATAAAGGTGTTATTACGGCTCCTGATCAGTTAATTCAAGGTAAGGCCGCAGGTGTTCTTGTAATTAATAATTCAGGACAACCTGGCGGTTCCACAACTATTAGAATTCGTGGTACTTCTTCAATAAGATCCGGGAATCAACCCTTGTTCGTCATTGATGGAGTTCCTTTGTCAGGTGGGTCTGCACGGCCTGGCGCAACTGGAGGGGACTTTGGTAGTGATGGCGGCAATCCTCTCGCCTTTATCAATCCCAGTGATATTGCCAGCATGGAGATTCTGAAAGACGCTTCTGCTACAGCGATATATGGTTCAAGAGGCGCCAATGGGGTAGTACTTATAACTACCAAGCGAGGTAAATCAGGAATTCCACAATTAGATTTAATTGCTTCTTCCGGTATTTCCAACACTTTAAAAAAGTTAGAAGTATTGACAGGAGACGAATACAGAAGTGCGTTAAATAAGTACAATTTAACCAGTGGAGATTATGGCCAAAGTGAAGATGCATGGGATGCTATTTCCAGAACTGCATTAACACAGAACTATAATATCGCTATTGGAGGCGGTAATGAAAATGGAAGATACCGTCTTTCAGCTGGTTATTTAGATCAGCAGGGTATAATTGAAACGTCTGAACTAAAAAAAATAACAGCAAACTTAACTAGTAGCTTTAAATTTTTAGATAGTAAAAAGCTTGGCTTAGACATTAATGTGTTAGTAACACAGACAAATGAAGATATTGCACCAGTTTCATCCTTTGTTGGATTTACCGGAAATGTAATAGCCCAAGCTTTGCAATGGAATCCTACTTTAAAAGTAAGAGATGGTGATTCAATAACCTATTTGGGAGGAACTACTATTAATCCACTGGCTTCACTGGAATATTATAAAGACAAAGCAAATGTAAATACTATTATAGCAAGCATATCTCCGTCTTATAAAATTACCAAAGAGTTGGAATATAAATTCATCTATAGCGTTAATCGTCAGGTTGGTGTAAGAAAAGGTTATGCAAACCGATTATTGAACCTACAGGGTATTCAGGACAGAGGTACAGCATTTATTGCAAATAATGAACAGACCAATCAACAAATTACCAATACACTGAACTTTAATAAAGAAGTTTCATCCGCATTGAATATTAATGCCGTGATCGGCCATGAATGGCTAATATATGACTCAAGGAGCAATTATGAAAGTGGATACGATTTTAATAATATTGGTTTAAATTATTATGATTATCTACAATATTCAACTTCTTCAGACAGGGCGATCGGTTCTTATTCATCTCCTTCCACAGAACTTCAATCGTTTTTTGCAAGAGCTATTTTAAATTATAAAGACAAGTATTTAGTTACAGGAACTTTTAGGGCTGATGGTTCAACAAAGTTTGGTGAAAATAACAAGTATGGTTATTTCCCATCAGTAGGCGTGGCTTGGAATATAATGAATGAATCTTTTATGAATGGAAATAATATTTTTAATAACCTTAAATTAAGGTTGGGTTGGGGTCAAACTGGTAATCAAGAATTTCCATCCGGAGCTTCTTTGAACAGGTTTTCTTTGGGTCAACAATCCATTTCCCGTACGAATTTTGGAAATCCTGACTTAAAATGGGAGACATCAACTACTAGTAATGGAGGTATTGATTTTGGTTTGTTCAAAGGACGATTGACTGGTTCTGTGGATTATTTCTATAAAAAAACGACCGATGTATTATTTGAAAGAACATTAGCACAACCGGCACCTAATGGAAAAATATGGGTAAACCTGGATGGCTACGTTCTAAATAAAGGTGTTGAGATATCTGTCACTGGTGGCCTCATCAGACAAAGCGATATAAATTGGAATATAACCGGTAATGCTACTTTCCTAAATAATATAGTAAAAGGATTAACGGGCTTTTATGAAACCGGAGTGTTGAGAGGGCAGGGTTTCTCCAATGTTTATGGACAAAGAGTAGTTAGCGGGCAACCATTAAATGTTTGGTATCTTGGAATATTTGAAGGAATTGATAAAACAACAGGGCAAAGTATTTACACAGGCGGGGACCCTTCAGCAAATAAATTTTATGTAGGAAGCCCTAATCCTAAATTCCTGTTAGGCTTATCTACAGACTTTAGCTACAAGAAATTTACAGCAACCCTTAACATGAATGGTTCCTTTGGGCAATACATATTTAATAATACTGAAGCAACTGTACTTGGAATTGGAAATCTTGGAAGCAGGAATGTTGCTAAAAATGTGATAAATTCAGATGTTCAGGAGGCAATTTCAAATGCTCCGGCTCCATCAACAAGGAATCTTGAAAAAGGAAATTATGTAAAAATGTCTAATGCCACACTTAGCTACAGCATTGGTAATTTAGGGAAAGTGATAAAGAACTTAAATATTTCACTAACAGGACAAAACCTTTTTATTATTACAAAATATACAGGGTTTGATCCAGAGGTAAATACGGATGGTGGCTTAGATGGTATTCCATCCCTTGGCATTGATTATGTTCCTTACCCTTCAGCAAGGACGATTATTTTAGGTGTTAATTTCTCATTGTAG
- a CDS encoding AraC family transcriptional regulator, with product MNVECEIILPDEGSSFRLLHTKAKAEQFPWQYHYHPEYEIVCVLKGGGTRHVGNHFSNYEQGDLVFIGPNLPHAGFGLNAHGIHEEIVIQIKEDVLKNLVLPRPEMASFAPLLEKSKYGISFKGSAKADITKKLQKLLKLPPFEKFLELLKVLHSMALTEEYELLNPSSVLSQLTRKNNGRLQDILNYVEKHYNEDIDIKKAASIANLSVPSFCNYFKKLMSFTYTDFINQYRIHRACIMMKQEKTIAEISFDCGFNNVAYFNKVFKTIIHKTPSQYKKDNKVSW from the coding sequence ATGAATGTTGAATGCGAAATTATCCTTCCCGATGAAGGCAGTTCATTCAGATTGCTGCATACAAAAGCAAAAGCAGAACAATTTCCCTGGCAATACCACTATCACCCTGAATATGAGATTGTATGTGTATTAAAAGGAGGTGGAACACGTCATGTAGGCAACCATTTCAGTAATTATGAACAAGGCGATCTTGTATTTATTGGGCCCAACTTGCCACATGCAGGATTTGGCTTAAATGCACATGGCATACACGAAGAAATTGTAATACAAATAAAAGAAGATGTTTTAAAAAACCTTGTCTTACCGAGACCTGAAATGGCCTCTTTTGCTCCATTACTTGAAAAATCTAAATATGGTATCTCTTTCAAAGGATCTGCAAAAGCAGATATAACAAAAAAATTACAAAAGCTTTTAAAACTTCCCCCATTTGAAAAATTTTTAGAGCTACTGAAAGTTTTACATAGTATGGCCCTAACTGAAGAATATGAATTGCTTAATCCATCCTCCGTATTGTCGCAATTAACAAGAAAGAATAATGGAAGACTACAGGATATACTCAATTATGTTGAAAAACATTACAATGAAGACATCGATATTAAAAAAGCAGCTTCCATTGCTAATTTATCAGTTCCATCTTTTTGTAATTATTTCAAAAAATTAATGAGCTTCACATATACCGATTTTATTAATCAATACCGCATACACCGCGCTTGCATAATGATGAAACAGGAAAAGACAATTGCAGAGATAAGTTTCGATTGCGGGTTTAATAATGTTGCATACTTCAATAAAGTGTTCAAAACCATTATCCATAAAACCCCTTCGCAGTATAAAAAGGATAACAAAGTATCCTGGTAA
- a CDS encoding RagB/SusD family nutrient uptake outer membrane protein translates to MKHIKILFFSFLIGAFFSCTKLDETFRSELSQNTSGSVTAGELLINAYNSLGTFQTGNIWHLEEHTSDEILGPTRGPDWDDNGQWRALHAHTWNADHGIVSGAFSDLLSAQFAASNVLQFNPSAQQAAEARFIRALTVFFVLDGWGQVPYREDLNDYRLDPTTLKGTEAADFVISELNAILNDLPDSGPAYTANKNAARFLLMKTYLNYGAFADRANPSFDAGNMNQVITLADQIIGSGKYALSADYYDNFSPDNDTKSTENIFTLYNQNGDRGGNVQGTWFQISHYNMDPGGWNGFATLSDFYDKFEPTDKRIGEEYIYPGARPNPGHRRNVGFFIGQQYNLTTDAALQDRKGNPLSFTREVSLRETGNNLEVTGIRAVKYAYDYNHYNSQNNNDWALFRYADVLLMKAEALLRTGDASGALDIVNSLRTARGASSLTSLNEANLLDERGREFYWEGWRRQDLIRFGKYLDLWQEKTADDPKNLLFPIPSNQLAVNANLEQNPGY, encoded by the coding sequence ATGAAACATATTAAAATATTATTCTTTTCATTTCTTATTGGTGCATTTTTCTCCTGTACCAAATTGGATGAAACTTTTAGAAGTGAATTGTCGCAAAACACTTCAGGTAGTGTTACTGCGGGAGAATTATTAATCAATGCTTACAATTCTTTAGGTACATTTCAAACCGGGAATATCTGGCATTTAGAAGAGCATACCTCAGATGAAATATTGGGACCTACCCGTGGTCCCGACTGGGATGATAATGGGCAATGGAGGGCTTTACACGCACACACATGGAATGCAGATCATGGTATTGTGAGTGGCGCATTTAGTGATTTGTTGAGTGCTCAGTTTGCAGCTTCAAATGTTTTGCAATTTAATCCCTCCGCACAACAGGCTGCTGAAGCCAGGTTTATAAGAGCATTAACTGTCTTTTTTGTACTAGATGGTTGGGGGCAAGTCCCTTACAGGGAGGATTTGAATGATTACAGGTTAGATCCTACTACGCTTAAAGGAACAGAAGCTGCCGATTTTGTAATTTCTGAATTGAATGCAATTCTAAATGATCTTCCTGATTCAGGACCAGCGTATACTGCAAATAAGAATGCAGCAAGATTTCTCCTAATGAAAACGTATTTAAATTATGGAGCATTTGCCGACAGAGCAAACCCAAGTTTTGACGCCGGTAACATGAATCAGGTTATAACATTGGCAGATCAAATAATCGGTTCTGGTAAATACGCTCTTAGTGCAGATTACTACGACAATTTTTCTCCGGATAATGATACAAAATCTACTGAAAATATTTTCACACTTTATAATCAGAATGGAGATCGTGGAGGAAATGTTCAAGGTACATGGTTTCAAATATCTCACTATAATATGGATCCGGGTGGATGGAATGGATTTGCTACTCTATCAGACTTTTATGATAAATTTGAACCAACCGATAAAAGGATAGGCGAAGAATATATATATCCAGGTGCACGTCCAAATCCAGGACATAGAAGAAATGTTGGCTTCTTTATAGGACAGCAATACAATCTAACAACAGATGCCGCTTTACAAGATAGAAAAGGCAATCCTTTATCTTTTACTCGTGAAGTTAGCCTTCGTGAAACTGGTAATAACCTTGAGGTAACTGGTATAAGGGCTGTTAAATACGCTTATGATTACAACCATTATAACAGCCAGAATAACAATGATTGGGCACTTTTCAGGTACGCAGATGTATTACTGATGAAGGCTGAAGCACTTTTGAGAACAGGTGATGCTAGCGGTGCATTGGACATTGTTAATTCTCTCCGAACAGCACGTGGTGCATCTAGCCTTACATCTTTGAACGAAGCTAATTTATTGGATGAGAGGGGTAGGGAGTTTTATTGGGAAGGATGGAGAAGACAGGACTTAATTCGTTTTGGAAAATATTTAGATCTGTGGCAGGAAAAAACTGCTGATGATCCTAAAAATCTGTTGTTCCCGATTCCAAGTAATCAGTTAGCGGTTAATGCTAATCTGGAACAGAACCCTGGTTATTAA